A genomic stretch from Telmatocola sphagniphila includes:
- a CDS encoding redoxin domain-containing protein: protein MRRFCLLLTCLALAGCTSTGSRNPDGKPTSQQNIRNSDRDRGPAQAPFWADPNDRSAPPPTGTTGRNNRIPPTNLPTRNDGETLLAGAVVDPDGQRIPDAFVQILARQGSKTGKAKPIGVHTDGQGYFTVPVRPGEDYELSARVDERNRTLGGSMIVQAPDTQIILKVSEGGVSSITPSAPPAIGNTGPFAPKSKDSTWQDMTPPAAQFGSPKKPPITSSHPENIAADPSHVTLPAANIPGPNSSPAPSVPAPSTTPNLPPLVPPEDPEKISTPVPKNNSKRSFELMDLQGKSWRFGDHAGKLVLLDFWGTWCGPCMRAIPEVKNLAKQYGTSGLEVLGVACERDGSWDQQANNVAKVAQRQEINYALYLEPPGKFGQVQDKFGIKSYPTLILLDREGKVLYRGNDFVQLERIIKANIR, encoded by the coding sequence ATGCGTCGGTTCTGCCTACTTTTGACCTGTCTGGCCCTGGCGGGATGCACATCGACTGGTTCCCGGAACCCGGACGGCAAGCCTACATCCCAGCAAAACATCCGGAATAGCGATCGGGACCGCGGTCCCGCACAGGCGCCTTTCTGGGCCGATCCCAACGATCGCAGTGCGCCGCCTCCCACCGGCACCACCGGTCGAAATAATCGTATACCGCCCACCAACTTACCGACCCGAAACGATGGCGAAACCCTGTTAGCCGGGGCAGTGGTCGATCCCGACGGGCAGCGAATTCCAGATGCTTTCGTACAGATTTTAGCCCGGCAGGGCTCCAAAACGGGTAAGGCTAAACCGATCGGCGTTCACACCGATGGGCAGGGTTACTTCACCGTTCCGGTCCGACCGGGCGAAGATTACGAACTGTCTGCCCGCGTCGACGAACGGAATCGAACGCTCGGCGGCTCCATGATCGTGCAGGCGCCCGACACGCAGATTATTCTGAAAGTCAGTGAGGGGGGCGTCTCTTCCATCACGCCGTCCGCGCCTCCCGCGATTGGAAATACGGGCCCGTTTGCTCCCAAGAGTAAAGATTCCACCTGGCAGGATATGACGCCTCCTGCCGCGCAGTTCGGCTCGCCGAAGAAGCCGCCGATCACTTCCTCGCACCCGGAGAACATTGCGGCCGATCCCTCGCATGTCACGCTGCCCGCGGCCAATATCCCCGGGCCGAATAGTTCACCGGCCCCTTCGGTTCCCGCGCCGTCAACGACACCGAATCTGCCGCCTCTGGTACCACCGGAAGATCCGGAGAAAATTTCGACGCCGGTGCCGAAGAACAACTCCAAACGATCCTTCGAACTAATGGATCTGCAAGGGAAGAGTTGGCGCTTCGGAGATCACGCGGGCAAACTGGTGCTGCTCGATTTCTGGGGAACCTGGTGCGGCCCGTGCATGCGAGCTATTCCGGAAGTGAAGAACCTGGCTAAGCAGTATGGCACATCGGGACTGGAAGTGCTGGGAGTGGCCTGCGAACGAGACGGATCCTGGGATCAGCAGGCGAACAATGTCGCCAAGGTGGCCCAACGACAGGAAATCAATTACGCTCTCTATCTGGAACCGCCCGGCAAATTCGGGCAAGTTCAGGATAAGTTCGGGATCAAGAGTTACCCGACTTTGATTCTGCTGGATCGCGAGGGTAAAGTGCTTTATCGGGGAAATGACTTCGTGCAGCTCGAACGAATCATCAAAGCCAACATTCGCTAA
- the lspA gene encoding signal peptidase II, with protein MKALFRLLFLSLALLSFVGDQASKYGIFRWLYNDGIGDQKQVVDGWFCLRADYIPNGPEGDCALTTWSGKILPRVNKGALFGLGNEHEHRSNFFFACVSVAAAVFIFVWGFRKAGPKDRLLTFSLGLILGGTLGNFYDRVVFGGVRDFFDFYKIGFPVFNVADCCLVVGAFLLLTQAIFFTKPEQAPASGEETKTAFAVQS; from the coding sequence ATGAAAGCACTTTTCCGCCTTTTGTTTCTGTCTTTAGCGCTACTGTCCTTCGTGGGCGATCAGGCCAGCAAGTATGGGATTTTTCGCTGGCTTTACAACGATGGCATCGGAGATCAAAAGCAGGTCGTAGACGGCTGGTTCTGTCTGCGCGCCGATTACATTCCCAACGGCCCGGAGGGCGATTGTGCTCTCACGACCTGGAGCGGCAAAATTCTCCCCCGGGTGAACAAAGGAGCCCTCTTCGGTTTGGGCAACGAGCACGAGCATCGCAGCAACTTTTTCTTCGCCTGCGTGAGCGTGGCGGCCGCGGTGTTCATCTTTGTCTGGGGCTTCCGGAAAGCCGGGCCAAAGGATCGGCTGCTGACCTTTTCGCTCGGGCTCATTCTGGGTGGCACTCTGGGCAATTTTTACGACCGGGTAGTGTTCGGGGGTGTGCGCGACTTCTTTGACTTCTACAAGATTGGCTTCCCGGTCTTCAACGTGGCCGACTGCTGTCTGGTGGTCGGGGCCTTTTTGCTTTTGACTCAAGCAATCTTCTTCACTAAACCGGAACAAGCCCCTGCTTCCGGGGAAGAGACCAAAACCGCTTTTGCAGTGCAATCATGA
- a CDS encoding ArnT family glycosyltransferase: MNWDRRLKIFLFLLALLPTAIVQLSLFQKTEPFFNNDETRHFMTGIFFHDFLKSGDYLHPKEYATQYYLQYPALGLLVWPPGLHVAEGFWFLLWGPTFLAGRILVELFFVISSLYLFRLIVRTSGLPLAFGTVFLFGLLPAVVPAARHIMGEVPTLAWILASLFHFERYIVPALPPTLEEIERNEHLRPKPVARRVRDVWLACLFAALAALTRFDAVLLLPYFFGRLVMTRQLSLLKNRAVIGGILLALGLTAPYYYLTWKEYGTAVAKAASEGTVEGSTSLFALSNLFFYPSQLPKQISWFLLLPALVGFLVSWLPFRLDHSAVWRVLVIAVYLTFTPLAELDSRHTIYWLPAWAYFSVYGFFWLCSAAPELTTRVMAIFLGGIVVLGGLLYTTWIGPNHYVFGYREAAEYVVEHSEPQERILIDAFLNGGFIADVRLLDPQRGRTVLRGDKIFYGMISDPHGGYQDFAQGPDEIAQRIFDYDPAYIVVEQPQLYFDLPGAQNFREAIRKYADRFELVKTVEIRSNRTIFEDARLEIYKNRKRNPNPMRDISLPMLNLGKTLGTPPNPKE, from the coding sequence ATGAATTGGGATCGCCGGCTGAAAATTTTCCTCTTTCTGCTGGCGCTGCTCCCGACCGCGATCGTTCAACTTTCGCTGTTCCAGAAGACGGAACCCTTTTTCAACAACGATGAAACTCGCCATTTCATGACGGGGATATTTTTCCACGATTTCTTAAAATCGGGCGACTACCTTCACCCGAAAGAATACGCCACCCAGTACTATCTGCAGTATCCCGCGCTCGGCCTGCTGGTTTGGCCCCCCGGGTTGCATGTGGCGGAGGGATTCTGGTTTCTGCTCTGGGGGCCAACGTTTCTGGCCGGCCGCATACTCGTCGAGCTATTTTTTGTCATTTCCTCTCTCTACCTGTTTCGATTGATTGTCCGCACCAGCGGTTTACCGCTCGCCTTCGGAACCGTCTTCCTGTTCGGGCTTCTCCCCGCTGTGGTCCCAGCCGCCCGGCACATCATGGGAGAAGTGCCGACACTGGCCTGGATTCTCGCCAGTCTGTTTCACTTCGAACGCTATATCGTGCCGGCTCTCCCGCCGACGCTTGAAGAAATTGAACGAAACGAACATCTTCGTCCCAAGCCGGTAGCGCGCCGGGTGCGCGATGTCTGGCTCGCCTGTCTGTTCGCGGCCCTGGCGGCGTTGACCCGTTTTGATGCCGTGCTGCTGCTGCCCTATTTTTTCGGGCGGTTGGTGATGACGCGGCAATTGTCCCTGTTGAAAAATCGCGCTGTGATCGGCGGTATTCTGCTCGCGCTTGGCCTGACGGCCCCTTACTACTATCTCACATGGAAAGAGTACGGTACCGCAGTGGCCAAGGCCGCGAGTGAAGGGACGGTCGAAGGTTCGACGAGTCTCTTCGCTCTGAGCAATCTTTTCTTCTACCCCAGCCAACTTCCCAAGCAGATCAGCTGGTTTCTGCTGCTCCCGGCCCTGGTCGGTTTTCTGGTGAGTTGGTTACCGTTTCGGCTCGATCACTCCGCCGTGTGGCGGGTGTTGGTGATAGCGGTCTATCTCACTTTCACACCGCTGGCGGAACTCGATTCTCGACACACGATTTACTGGCTGCCGGCCTGGGCCTATTTCAGCGTCTATGGCTTCTTCTGGCTCTGCTCGGCGGCCCCGGAACTGACCACCCGAGTCATGGCTATTTTCCTGGGAGGCATCGTGGTTCTGGGAGGCCTGCTCTACACCACCTGGATCGGCCCAAACCACTATGTTTTCGGCTACCGGGAGGCCGCGGAATATGTCGTCGAACATTCCGAACCTCAAGAGCGGATTCTCATCGATGCTTTTCTAAACGGTGGCTTTATCGCCGACGTTCGCCTGCTCGATCCCCAGCGCGGCCGGACAGTATTACGCGGCGATAAAATCTTCTACGGGATGATCAGCGATCCGCACGGCGGCTACCAGGATTTCGCCCAAGGACCGGACGAAATTGCCCAGAGGATTTTCGACTACGATCCCGCCTACATTGTGGTCGAACAACCGCAGTTGTATTTCGATCTGCCGGGAGCCCAAAACTTCCGGGAAGCGATCAGGAAATATGCCGATCGCTTCGAGTTGGTAAAAACCGTTGAAATACGCAGCAACCGGACGATCTTCGAAGACGCCCGGCTGGAGATTTATAAGAATCGCAAACGGAACCCGAATCCAATGCGCGATATCTCGTTACCGATGTTGAATTTGGGCAAGACGCTGGGAACGCCGCCCAACCCAAAGGAATAG
- a CDS encoding serine/threonine protein kinase — protein sequence MNPISPEQFQALVIKSKLIDPDRLRKVWKDIPSNLRTDAGKMAAFLVKQRFLTEFQALKLLKGIRQGLVLGKYRILSPIGRGGMGTVYLARHENGSLVALKVLPPKRAKREERTLARFLREMELSQRVKHPNLARTHEVGTSQGIYFIAMEYIRGKSLKQLVVDEGPLSVDRASALFIEVSVGLAYAHARGLIHRDLKPSNIMVTPAGHAKILDFGLAMESDEEIPEDKTIIGGKGYVVGTMDFIAPEQIQNSADVDFRADLYALGCTMYYTLTGQPPFPGGSSKRKMKMHLTEFPEPIPEINPEVPEAFARIAEKLMEKDPSRRYQNADAVCEAIMPWSKDDQPVKQDDELSNTAIIEEVTHTKMHYWREIGTTLAAVVPSESGSQSTSMPNLELSEDEGEKRESTNKIVWNQKITNILLLVLSLLMLIIIVVLIFRQ from the coding sequence ATGAACCCGATTTCGCCGGAACAATTTCAAGCACTTGTTATCAAGAGCAAACTGATCGATCCGGATCGCTTGCGCAAAGTCTGGAAGGATATTCCCAGTAATTTACGGACCGATGCCGGTAAAATGGCAGCCTTTCTGGTCAAACAGCGCTTCCTGACGGAATTTCAGGCTCTCAAGCTTCTTAAAGGCATCCGACAGGGCCTGGTGCTGGGTAAATATCGAATTCTGTCCCCTATTGGCCGGGGCGGTATGGGCACGGTCTATCTGGCCCGGCACGAAAACGGCAGTCTGGTCGCTCTGAAAGTGCTTCCTCCCAAACGGGCGAAACGGGAAGAGCGTACCCTGGCCCGGTTCTTGCGCGAAATGGAACTTTCGCAACGGGTCAAGCACCCGAATCTGGCCCGCACGCATGAAGTCGGCACCTCGCAGGGCATCTATTTCATTGCGATGGAGTACATTCGAGGCAAATCGCTCAAGCAACTGGTGGTCGATGAAGGCCCACTCAGTGTGGATCGGGCCTCGGCCCTGTTCATAGAAGTCTCGGTCGGCCTCGCATACGCGCACGCTCGCGGCCTGATACACCGCGACTTGAAGCCTTCGAATATCATGGTGACCCCGGCCGGGCATGCGAAGATTCTCGACTTCGGTCTGGCGATGGAAAGCGACGAGGAAATTCCCGAAGACAAGACCATCATCGGCGGCAAAGGCTACGTCGTCGGAACCATGGATTTCATCGCTCCCGAGCAGATTCAGAACTCGGCCGATGTCGATTTCCGCGCCGACCTATATGCCCTCGGCTGCACGATGTACTACACGCTGACTGGCCAGCCGCCGTTCCCGGGCGGAAGTTCCAAGCGCAAAATGAAAATGCACCTGACGGAATTTCCGGAGCCGATTCCGGAGATTAATCCCGAGGTGCCGGAAGCATTCGCCCGCATCGCCGAGAAGTTGATGGAGAAAGATCCGTCGCGGCGCTACCAGAACGCCGATGCGGTTTGCGAGGCGATCATGCCCTGGTCCAAGGATGATCAGCCGGTGAAGCAGGACGATGAGCTATCCAACACCGCCATCATCGAAGAGGTCACGCATACCAAGATGCATTACTGGCGTGAGATTGGCACGACGCTGGCGGCGGTAGTTCCTTCGGAAAGCGGTTCGCAATCGACATCGATGCCGAACCTGGAACTTTCGGAAGATGAAGGGGAAAAACGCGAGAGCACCAACAAAATCGTCTGGAATCAGAAGATCACCAATATTTTATTGCTGGTGTTATCGCTGCTGATGTTGATAATTATCGTCGTACTCATCTTCCGGCAATAA
- a CDS encoding tetratricopeptide repeat protein produces the protein MQNTRRFGLALATVFLLPLVAVACLWDYDTLAQERGRFPSTLELITGKFLRHSPEFYEWRIEDRLKKLEKDPNNLNYHDDLAAAYSKIGNFDKAIEVMQRKEKIQPGLYETYSNLGTFYILAGRFKEGLPYIDKALAINPDAHFGREKYQKYLVEYVLAKMKDQRKLTFPLVSAEAMDKSNNLKFDAWLNSFKKTDPNSDDRHSAVKGILGMMRFADYKNPILLEALGNLLWSERERGDGKQLATRAFLQASYFMKVDDQREEYRKLAKAALRMKQGVTLELVESAFQKELADAEKWYDDLRAKEIDWIKAGLNADEEFDKLYAQDPHIGGEEWEPGRQTWIQYFDTHPTVIVFGLLACLLLIIPTSLLLCKFAYRRICLRRANLPG, from the coding sequence ATGCAAAATACACGACGCTTCGGTCTGGCTTTGGCAACCGTTTTTCTTCTGCCCCTGGTGGCTGTCGCCTGTCTTTGGGATTACGACACGCTCGCTCAGGAACGCGGCCGGTTCCCTTCCACGCTCGAACTGATTACTGGCAAGTTCCTCCGCCATTCTCCCGAGTTCTACGAATGGCGCATCGAGGACCGGCTCAAGAAGCTCGAAAAAGATCCCAACAACCTTAACTACCACGACGACCTGGCCGCCGCCTATTCCAAAATTGGCAACTTCGATAAGGCCATCGAGGTCATGCAGCGGAAAGAAAAGATTCAGCCAGGCTTATATGAGACCTATTCCAATCTCGGCACTTTCTATATCCTCGCCGGGCGATTCAAAGAAGGTCTGCCTTATATCGACAAAGCTCTGGCAATTAATCCCGATGCGCACTTCGGAAGAGAGAAGTATCAGAAGTATTTGGTGGAGTATGTGCTTGCAAAGATGAAAGATCAGAGAAAACTGACATTTCCTTTGGTATCCGCCGAAGCAATGGACAAGTCTAATAATCTAAAGTTCGATGCTTGGTTGAATTCATTTAAAAAAACTGATCCCAATTCCGACGATCGACACTCCGCCGTGAAAGGCATACTGGGGATGATGCGCTTTGCGGATTATAAGAATCCAATTCTACTCGAAGCGCTAGGCAATTTACTCTGGTCGGAAAGGGAAAGAGGGGACGGGAAGCAACTGGCCACCCGGGCCTTCTTACAGGCCTCTTACTTTATGAAAGTTGATGACCAGCGCGAAGAGTATAGGAAATTAGCGAAGGCGGCCCTGCGCATGAAGCAGGGTGTAACTCTGGAACTTGTGGAGTCCGCATTTCAGAAAGAATTGGCCGATGCCGAAAAGTGGTATGACGATTTACGTGCGAAAGAAATCGATTGGATCAAGGCCGGCCTGAACGCGGATGAGGAGTTCGACAAACTCTATGCCCAAGATCCGCATATTGGAGGAGAGGAATGGGAACCCGGCCGTCAGACCTGGATACAGTATTTTGACACGCATCCGACGGTTATCGTATTTGGTTTGTTAGCCTGCCTTTTACTCATAATCCCGACGTCTCTTTTACTTTGTAAATTCGCGTATCGCCGAATTTGCCTTAGGCGTGCTAACCTCCCTGGGTAG